One genomic window of Conger conger chromosome 7, fConCon1.1, whole genome shotgun sequence includes the following:
- the exosc8 gene encoding exosome complex component RRP43 encodes MKLYANHRKNNKKKKKKKFTQVHVVYQISMAAGFKTAEPLEYHRSFLKENCRPDGRELGEFRITTLNIGSISTAHGSALVKIGNTTVICGIKGELASPPNDAPNNGYIVPNVDLPPLCSSKFRPGAPGEQAQAASQFMADIIESSEIILKEDLCIEKGKLCWVLYCDMMCLDYDGNLLDACVIALLAALKNVQLPEVSINKDTDLAEVNTDKKRRLNIAKHPTASSFVVFDDSIVIVDPTAEEETLSTAMMTVVTDEEDRLCMLHKPGGTSLSGEKLQDCISRAVTRNREISKLINTVIQSVKTHK; translated from the exons aTGAAGTTGTATGCAAACCAccgtaaaaacaacaaaaagaagaagaagaagaagtttaCTCAGGTTCACGTGGTGTATCAAATAAGCATGGCGGCTGGATTCAA AACTGCCGAGCCATTGGAATACCACAGGAGTTTTCTg AAAGAAAACTGCCGACCAGATGGACGAGAACTGGGTGAATTCAGAATCACAACACTCAATATAG GTTCCATATCGACTGCACACGGCTCTGCCTTGGTGAAGATCGGAAACACTACTGTCATCTGTGGTATCAAAGGG GAACTAGCGTCTCCGCCAAACGACGCACCGAATAACGGTTATATAG TACCAAATGTGGACCTGCCGCCTTTGTGTTCCTCCAAGTTCCGACCGGGCGCCCCAGGGGAGCAGGCGCAAGCTGCAAGCCAGTTCATGGCTGACATCATCGAGAG CTCTGAGATTATACTGAAAGAAGACCTATGTATTGAAAAGGGAAAG CTCTGCTGGGTATTGTATTGTGACATGATGTGTCTGGACTACGACGGGAATCTTCTGGACGCCTGCGTTATCGCACTGCTGGCAGCCCTGAAGAACG TGCAGCTTCCGGAAGTTTCCATTAACAAAGACACAGACCTGGCAGAAGTCAACACGGACAAGAAAAGGCGCCTGAACATCGCCAAACATCCGACTGCCTCGTCGTTTGTAGTCTTTGACGA CTCCATAGTTATCGTTGACCCTACCGCTGAAGAGGAGACCCTGTCCACAGCCATGATGACGGTGGTGACGGACGAGGAAGACCGGCTCTGTATGCTTCACAAACCAG GTGGAACGTCGCTGTCGGGCGAGAAGCTCCAGGACTGCATCAGCCGAGCGGTGACGAGGAACCGCGAGATCAGCAAACTGATAAACACGGTCATACAGAGCGTCAAAACTCACAAGTGA
- the alg5 gene encoding dolichyl-phosphate beta-glucosyltransferase gives MDCGLCELIQCLAALAVVALILVVLIAHFSASGMVDLRRHEKEKYFLSEDGEKGTFPSLQDPSSRELSVVVPAYNEELRMPVMMEETMDYLENRQKRQPSFTYEVIIVDDGSKDKTTEVALEYTKKYGADKVRVLTLVRNRGKGGAVRMGTLSSRGKLILMADADGATKFADLEKVEAGLQDISPKPENMAISCGSRAHLEEESVAHRSVFRTFLMYGFHFLVWFFCVKGIRDTQCGFKLFTREAALKTFSCLHVERWAFDVELLYIAQCFKIPIAEVAVNWTEIEGSKLVPFWSWLQMGRDLVFIRLRYITGAWKLESSRKAD, from the exons ATGGATTGCGGATTGTGTGAACTGATTCAGTGTCTGGCTGCTTTGGCAGTTGTGGCTTTAATTTTG GTTGTATTAATCGCACACTTCAGTGCTTCGGGTATGGTTGATCTGAGACGTCACGAGAAGGAGAAATATTTCCTCTCCGAAGATGGAGAGAAGGGAACATTTCCCAGTCTCCAGGACCCCTCTTCCCGGGAGCTGTCTGTGGTAGTGCCGGCCTACAACGAGGAGCTCCGGA TGCCCGTGATGATGGAGGAGACCATGGATTACTTGGAGAATCGACAG AAACGGCAACCTTCATTTACCTACGAAGTGATTATAGTTGATGACGGCAGTAAGGACAAAACCACGGAG GTGGCCTTGGAGTACACTAAGAAGTATGGAGCTGACAAAGTGAGGGTGCTGACCCTGGTGAGGAACCGTGGGAAGGGTGGAGCTGTGAGGATG GGCACCCTCAGCTCCAGAGGAAAGCTCAtcctgatggcggacgctgacGGAGCCACAAAGTTTGCCGACCTGGAGAAGGTGGAGGCCGGCCTGCAGGACATCAGCCCCAAGCCG GAGAACATGGCCATTTCCTGCGGCTCTCGAGCTCATCTGGAGGAGGAGTCTGTTGCACAC cGGTCGGTGTTCCGCACGTTCCTGATGTACGGGTTCCACTTCCTGGTGTGGTTCTTCTGCGTGAAGGGGATCCGGGACACGCAGTGCGGCTTCAAGCTGTTCACCCGCGAGGCGGCGCTGAAGACCTTCTCCTGCCTGCACGTGGAACGCTG GGCGTTTGATGTGGAGCTCCTTTATATCGCCCAGTGCTTTAAGATACCCATCGCAGAGGTGGCCGTCAACTGGACCGAGATTGAAG GGTCCAAGCTGGTCCCGTTCTGGAGTTGGCTACAGATGGGCCGCGATCTGGTGTTTATCAGACTTCGCTACATCACTGGTGCCTGGAAACTGGAGTCGTCGCGGAAAGCAGACTAG